The Xenopus tropicalis strain Nigerian chromosome 1, UCB_Xtro_10.0, whole genome shotgun sequence DNA segment caagcttcgttatcgtgactttgcttgggccaggttggagctgcagagtgccattgagccctatgggagactttccttgggccaggttggagctgcagagtgccattgagcccaatgggagactttccttgggccaggttggagctgcagagtgccattgagcccaatgggagactttccttgggccgggttggagctgcagagtgccattgagccctatgggagactttccttgggccaggttggagctgcagagtgccattgagccctatgggagactttccttgggccgggttggagctgcagagtaccattgagccctatgggaggcttttcttgggccaggttggagctgcagagtgccattgagccctatgggagactttccttgggccgggttggagctgcagagtgccattgagccctatgggagactttccttgggccgggttggagctgcagagtgccattgagccctatgggaggctttccttgggccaggttggagttgcagagtgccattgattcctatgggaggcttccaaaaacatgcacagatggatcaaagtcggaaaggttttcctgctggttatgatcattcggatacaaaaattttgtgactctcggattgccaatacgatattatcgttaataatacaattttttcgtaagcattttcgtgatatttgcgatcatcagaaattatcgtatttaatctggatttttcccaattcgggtttcgaactcgtactttgatgaataggccccccCATATGCCTCAGATTCTCATATTGCCGAAAATCTGAAAATACAGCAATATGTTTCTTTCAAGGgacaaacaaaaaaatctttactgACTGGGGGTGGGGTTTGAGTGTACAATTAAACATGTGCACACCACCTTTAAAGCATTCAAATGGCTTTGGTGAGGCGGGTTTCATTAAAATGCAGAAGGATGCGGAACAAGTTATTAGTCTGCCATGATTTGGCCACTTCCATGTTTGTGAATGGGTTCATTTAAAGGCTCACTGCAGAtgaattagggttttttttgcattaaatctGCAGTAAACAAAAACTTATTACACTTTTTGCTGCACCTCTATTAGgaaaatcactttaaaaatacTCTTTAAACATACAGCTACTTTTATAAGTTTGCTAACTTCACCAGATCTTACTGGCTTATTCAAGCAATGTTCATTATGCCTTTTCTGCAAAGAGCTTACTGGCATGTCCGGCGTCAATGCAGTGCTTTATATACGTTTGCAAcaatgatcttactggtatgtctgagGTTAATGCAGTGTTCATTATTAATTTGGATACTGGTGAAGTGCCATTAGTCTCTccaaacaaaaaaggaaaataacctTTTGCCAATGGAACCTAATAGGACCCAAAGAGGTGGGAAATGGTGCCTGTCAAACCTGCTGTCTCTGCATTATTAGCCAGGAAAAGCAATGGCTGAGTGGTGTGGGAGAGGAGAGGGCCACTAGAGGAGGCCTAGGGTTATCCTTaaggttttgttctcctttactATGCCTGCTCATATATAATGACTGTTAAGATCAGTTAACAGACCAGGATTTAATGTTTACCTGCTTTACTACATTCATCAACTGAATATTGAGATTTACTTACCTGTTCTGGCAAATCTGATTTAAGATCTCCTGCCCTAAACCACAGTGCATAAGCATTTTATTATGCTAAATAATAAGAACagcataactgaaaaaccacaaaagtaAATCCTACGAGTTACATAATATACAAGACAAAAGCCACACTACAATAGTATTGCTTCACAGCTGTTCTTGCGTAACATGAGAAATTGCAGTACAGGCATAACCTGTGCATTTGTTCCTTGTACTGTTACTACCTGTAGTTACATCTTAGCTACTAAATAAAACACAGATGGCAGATACTGAGGGTTATGAAATCAGATAAATAATTAAAGTTCTCCAGCATATATATTTATGGTAGATTGGAGGAATCCttgtaggataaaaaaaaaaaacaaaaaacaggagATGGCTTgaatgatattatatataaaatcatcAATATAAGCCTGAAAAGAAAAGGCATTAATTCAGTGTGCGGTATGAGCACTGAAATGAGTCAATTAGCCTGACTAGTACGATTAAAATAGTATTGTTGCATATGGATCTGTACACACAGGTAGCACTATTAGAATGCAGTTCTTATAGTATAACTGTAAAAGGCTTAACTgactgaaaaaaatgttgttaaatctATTCACCATGCTGAACTGTACCTGTACCCACAGCAAATTACTGAACAGCCAACCACAAGCAGGATGAAATATTTTTATACCTTTTTAACATGAGTTAAATGAATAGGCtagaacaaaactttttttttttaatctatattttaaccatgaaaaatcaatgtttttattttttttagctaaactagggaaacagggaaactgaaggaAATTGAAGTGCCATTTAAACCTTTGAAAAAAGTTTAGCAGTTTAGCAATATTTCACATAAAAGAAACCATAAgagatttttgtttttctcaaGAGACCACACATGTAGCAGTACCTACATTACAATCCACAGGAGTCACATGACTACTGCACTTACTTCATGGCCATAGCCAAGTActtgtagcaaacaaaaaaaaaaggcagctcCACTCAccttaggcaattttctgtggtgcaaagtctcctagGCATATGGCAGCGTCCaaacaatgtatagaacaaagcagaaagagAATTctgcttgagtgcagtctctatttctgctttgttctatacatAGCCAAGCACTGCCTGCTTACATTTGCTTTCTCATGGAAGAAGTCAGCATTAGCATAAAAGAATAAGATCCATCTGAATAATGTACTGATTGAAATTCAAAAACATTTACTTTGATATTGTCTTTTCACTTTATCTTCCACCATATCATAACATATACAAAGATGTTACATTCATTTTGCAAGCTGATGGCTGCCTTCACAAGATAAGTTGAACATTGGCTAGGGGGTGGAAATGTTCCATAGATATCTTtgcataaaaacataaattaataCGGTACATTCAGGGACTAAAACAAGCCATGTATTAAAGAAAGCAGAGGAAGAGATCAGTTGCCATAATCAGTTGTATTCAGTGCATTCCACACTGTTTTCGAGTGCTAAGTATTGCAAGAAACTGATCAGACTGATAAGTTGTAAGGAAACACAAAAGTACattgattatattttatttatctccACAGTGTCCTCAGCCAGCTTGGCACATTATCAGAATTCAAGTTCTCCAGAGAACCACAGTCACCTGCTGTCTCCTTCACACAGCACCATTGACAGTTTCATgtccacccaaatggcatcttCCTCACAGTGAGACAATATATTGGACAAACAAAAACTGTGATCAGTGGTCAGTTATTTCTCAAGGGGTCAGTGGTGGATTAAAGTACCAGATGTCTTCTCTCCCTGAATGACTTTGGAAGAAAATGTTAGGTACCAGTGAGTACCACTGCTTTACTTTTATAAGGAAAGCTCACTCTTTTATGGCCAGTACAGCAACGTGCCACAAAGCACAACACAAACTTTTGCCATAATGTGTGCCACCATTACCATCTATTCATAAAATACTAGGAATGCAAGTGTCTACAGAAGGTAATTTCCTTAGAAAATGATTGGACTAGTATCAGGGTTTCATTTTTCGACTATTCCGTCCCCCAGTTCTTCACAATGTGCCACATCCACATTCTGTTTCCTCTTCTTTTTTCGTTTTGCCTGCAGCTCATTCTTTCCAGGTTCTATATGAATTGCCTCTTCTTCTAGTTTTACCTCAGTTGTATCACttctatctttctttttcttcttccttttcttttttttcggCTGATTGTCACAGATGTTGGAAGGTGTGCTCTGAGGCTCATGCTGCAGTGCACTATGTCTGAGTATGTCATCAGCTGAGACTGCTGCCTCCCGACACCTTTGCTGCTGCTCTTCTTCACTGTCCTCACTAAGAAATATGCATTACATATGCAGGTATCATAAAAATCACTAATCCAAGCAGGACATCAACACAGTCACACTATTTTGGATATTCCACCATCTGCAGCCCTCCTTCTTCTCATTAAGAATACTATTCAAACCTACCTGCTAGAAGAAGCCATTTTTTTTCTGGGAATTATAGATGATGTTACGGTTACAGCCTCCCTGGGAAGAGATGTACGAAACAAGCGGAAACCTGAAAAAACAAAGTAACAGGCCAGTAATCCGTGTGgcatgtaaaatggctgctgtaaGTGGTTCTTAGCAGTCACATAATACTCAGCTGCTTATAACAACACCATCAAAAGGTTATGTTTGTGTAGAGCCATAGTAATTTTTTAAGCAGATATGCATGTATTAAACAGAATCATAATTATTGGATTGGAAAGGGAAGGAATCATAGGTAGTACTGGAGATGGaaataacacatttaaatatTGTGTGCAACTGGCAGATATTCAAAATGTGATCCCTTAcaacacacatttttaaaaacctttCTCAGGCCTTAACAACTAAGCATATTTTATAGATATCCATAAAGCAGCACAGGTGGATCTGCTGGAACTTCCTAAGCACTTAATGATCTCATATTTCTGTGTGGGTAGCCTCAAAAGCACTGGCAGGTCTAAAGGCCAATTTGGATAACCAGGGCTTtgatttattgttattgcttttttgttttgttttttttatttccccaaaAGAGAAAAATCTAGccataaaagataaaaaacaTGTACAGCTCTTATTCTGCAGGACAGAAATAAAGCTTACAAAAGAATTCTGCTTTGACAAGTACACTTATACTCCCACTAATGCAATCAGCTCCCACTAAGGGCTTATGCACATCTGGGAGAGGACCTCATCTGTGGCCTAGTGTGGTCCCTGCCAGATGGGATTTTTCTCACCTGTCCAAACGATACCTAGCAGATATTCCACCAAATATCAGTTTGAGAAGTCATAATTTTTACCTTATAGACTCCCAAGCCATTAGACAATATTAGTCCACGTGTGGCCAATGTTAGCAAATTTGAATACTTCTGCATAGACATAATTTAAGGGCTTATATTAATGGGCCTATACATGTGTGACTGCTGTG contains these protein-coding regions:
- the c1h12orf43 gene encoding protein CUSTOS; its protein translation is MAAPIGGTQDSDSDSSNEDLERFREAAWVPPGAHQEVSGEKNEKKTHPSLRVRPDCHEHDGNELQTTPEFRSHVSKKLAAILDSSIREVSQNQTLQMNKPENDDSDEEGFRLFRTSLPREAVTVTSSIIPRKKMASSSSEDSEEEQQQRCREAAVSADDILRHSALQHEPQSTPSNICDNQPKKKKRKKKKKDRSDTTEVKLEEEAIHIEPGKNELQAKRKKKRKQNVDVAHCEELGDGIVEK